In Mastomys coucha isolate ucsf_1 unplaced genomic scaffold, UCSF_Mcou_1 pScaffold20, whole genome shotgun sequence, one DNA window encodes the following:
- the LOC116100018 gene encoding taste receptor type 2 member 123-like, whose translation WIKQRIHKVLLAIVLGRIIYFTLFLIFMKMIANDFNYNWTKLEQNTTFTFLGTLNAFLVYHSLYKVILIFFFVVSLTSLLLLIFSLWRHLRRMKLQGIHTKDSSTEAHLRAMKTIMSFLLFFIIYYISNTSLILSNFIFDNVVAQTFSYILTFLYLSIHPFLLVLWNNNLKRAFKYVLTKLLCHNRGYPLFE comes from the coding sequence TggattaaacagagaattcataaGGTGCTTCTGGCTATTGTCCTAGGTAGAATAATCTATTTCACTTTATTCctcattttcatgaaaatgatAGCTAATGATTTTAACTATAATTGGACAAAATTGGAACAAAACACAACATTCACTTTTTTAGGTACTCTAAATGCCTTCTTAGTCTACCATAGCCTCTATAAGGtgattctcattttcttttttgtagtgtCTCTGACATCATTACTTCTTTTAATCTTCTCTTTATGGAGACACCTTAGGAGGATGAAACTACAGGGCATACATACCAAAGACTCAAGCACAGAAGCACATTTAAGAGCTATGAAAACTATAATGTCATTCCTCTTGTTCTTCATCATATATTATATTAGCAACACTTCACTTATTTTGTCAAACTTCATTTTTGACAATGTAGTTGCACAAACTTTCTCTTATATCCTAACATTTCTGTATTTATCTATTCATccttttcttctggttttatgGAACAACAATTTGAAGCGGGCATTTAAGTACGTATTGACAAAGCTTCTGTGTCATAATAGAGGTTATCCTTTGTTTGAGTAA
- the Tas2r13 gene encoding taste receptor type 2 member 13 produces the protein MVPLLHSIFTIIVIAEFVLGNWSNGLIVLKNCIDWINKNELSTVDKILIILAISRISLIWETLLMWVKDKVVSSITTEELKVIVFSFILSSHFSLWLATALSIFYLFRIANCPWQIFLYLKWRLKQLIVLMLLGSLVFLIANLIQITITLEEKFYQYGGNTSVNSIENEFAILIELMLFNMTVFSIIPFSLALISFLLLIFSLWRHFQKMQLSSRGHKDPSTKAHRNALGIMITFLLLYTTYFLSLLISWIAQKNKSELVHTICMIISLLYPTAHSFILILGNTKLKQTSLWVLRQLGCSLKGQNTPTT, from the coding sequence ATGGTACCTCTCCTGCACAGTATCTTCACCATTATAGTAATTGCAGAGTTCGTTTTGGGAAATTGGAGCAATGGTTTGATAGTGCTGAAGAACTGCATTGACTGGATCAATAAAAATGAGCTCTCAACAGTTGATAAAATACTCATTATCTTGGCAATTTCCAGAATTAGTCTCATCTGGGAAACACTACTTATGTGGGTTAAAGATAAAGTAGTTTCATCTATTACCACTGAAGAATTAAAAGTAATTGTGTTCAGCTTTATACTATctagccacttcagtctctggCTTGCTACAGCTCTCAGCATCTTCTATTTATTCAGAATAGCTAATTGCCCCTGGCAGATCTTTCTCTACTTGAAATGGAGACTAAAACAACTGATTGTGCTGATGCTGCTCGGAAGCCTGGTATTCTTGATTGCAAATCTGATACAAATAACCATCACTCTTGAAGAGAAGTTCTATCAATATGGAGGGAACACAAGTGTGAATTCCATAGAGAATGAGTTTGCAATTTTGATAGAATTGATGTTATTTAACATGACTGTGTTCTCTATAATACCATTTTCATTggccttaatttcttttcttctcctaatCTTCTCTTTGTGGAGACATTTCCAGAAGATGCAGCTCAGTTCCAGAGGACACAAAGACCCTAGTACTAAGGCCCACAGGAATGCCTTGGGAATTATGATCACCTTCCTCTTGCTCTATACAACgtatttcctctctcttcttataTCATGGATAGCTCAGAAGAATAAAAGTGAACTGGTCCACACTATTTGTATGATAATTTCACTCCTATATCCTACAGCCCACTCATTTATCCTGATTCTGGGAAATACTAAATTAAAGCAGACTTCTCTTTGGGTACTGAGGCAGCTGGGATGTAGCCTAAAAGGACAGAATACACCAACTACATAA